In Equus caballus isolate H_3958 breed thoroughbred chromosome 25, TB-T2T, whole genome shotgun sequence, one DNA window encodes the following:
- the PIP5KL1 gene encoding phosphatidylinositol 4-phosphate 5-kinase-like protein 1 isoform X9: MAAPSPGPREVLASSPEAGSRAAAAGSSRRGLLWRLRDKQSRLGLFEIDPGHELHQMTCMMQAGLWAATQVSMDHPPTGPPTEEDFSQVLTQVHEGFELGTLAGPAFARLRRSLGLADEDYQAALGPGGPYLQFLSTSKSKASFFLSHDQRFFLKTQRRREVQVLLAHLPRYVQHLQRHPHSLLARLLGVHSLRVAQGKKKYFIIMQSVFFPAGRISERYDIKGCEVSRWVDPAPEGSPIVLVLKDLNFEGKTINLGPQRSWFLRQMELDTAFLRELNVLDYSLLMAFQRLHEDEKGLGCSLIFRTVRSVRGIQSPEESGAQNRRLLPDAPNALHIVDGPEQRYFLGLVDLVTVYGLRKRLEHLWKTLRYPGRTFSTVSPACYARRLCQWAEAHTE; the protein is encoded by the exons ATGGCCGCGCCGAGCCCGGGACCCCGCGAG GTCCTGGCCTCCTCCCCAGAGGCTGGATCCAGAGCAGCTGCTGCGGGCTCCAGCCGCCGTGGCCTCCTCTGGCGTCTACGGGACAAGCAGTCACGTCTAGGCCTGTTTGAGATTGACCCGGGGCATGAGCTGCACCAGATGACGTGTATGATGCAGGCAGGGCTGTGGGCTGCCACGCAGGTCTCCATGGACCACCCGCCCACA GGGCCGCCCACTGAGGAGGATTTCTCCCAGGTCCTGACCCAGGTTCACGAG GGCTTCGAGCTGGGCACCCTGGCTGGCCCGGCCTTCGCCCGGCTGCGGCGTTCCCTAGGCCTGGCGGACGAGGACTACCAGGCTGCGCTGGGCCCCGGCGGCCCCTACCTGCAGTTCCTCAGCACCTCCAAGAGCAAGGCCAGCTTCTTCCTGTC ccACGACCAGCGCTTCTTCCTGAAGACCCAGCGGCGCCGGGAGGTGCAGGTGCTGCTCGCCCACCTGCCCCGCTACGTGCAGCACCTGCAGCGGCACCCGCACTCTCTGCTCGCGCGGCTGCTGG GAGTGCACAGTCTCCGGGTGGCCCAGGGAAAGAAG AAATACTTCATCATCATGCAGAGCGTCTTCTTTCCCGCCGGCCGCATCTCCGAGAG GTATGACATCAAGGGCTGCGAGGTGAGCCGCTGGGTGGACCCGGCCCCGGAGGGCAGCCCCATAGTCCTGGTGCTGAAAGATCTCAACTTTGAGGGCAAGACTATCAACCTAG GGCCCCAGCGGAGCTGGTTCCTCCGCCAGATGGAACTGGACACTGCCTTCCTCCGGGAGCTCAACGTGCTGGATTACAGCCTCCTGATGGCCTTCCAGCGGCTCCACGAGGATGAGAAGGGCCTGGGCTGTAGCCTCATCTTCCGCACAGTCAG GTCTGTGCGAGGGATCCAGAGCCCGGAGGAGTCGGGAGCCCAGAACCGTCGGCTGCTACCCGACGCCCCCAACGCCCTGCACATCGTGGATGGGCCGGAGCAACGCTATTTCCTGGGCCTCGTGGACCTCGTCACGGTCTACGGGCTCCGCAAGCGGCTGGAGCACCTATGGAAGACGCTGCGCTACCCGGGCCGGACCTTTTCCACCGTCAGCCCAGCTTGCTACGCCCGTCGCCTCTGCCAGTGGGCGGAGGCGCACACCGAGTGA
- the PIP5KL1 gene encoding phosphatidylinositol 4-phosphate 5-kinase-like protein 1 isoform X8 → MAAPSPGPREVLASSPEAGSRAAAAGSSRRGLLWRLRDKQSRLGLFEIDPGHELHQMTCMMQAGLWAATQVSMDHPPTGPPTEEDFSQVLTQVHEQGFELGTLAGPAFARLRRSLGLADEDYQAALGPGGPYLQFLSTSKSKASFFLSHDQRFFLKTQRRREVQVLLAHLPRYVQHLQRHPHSLLARLLGVHSLRVAQGKKKYFIIMQSVFFPAGRISERYDIKGCEVSRWVDPAPEGSPIVLVLKDLNFEGKTINLGPQRSWFLRQMELDTAFLRELNVLDYSLLMAFQRLHEDEKGLGCSLIFRTVRSVRGIQSPEESGAQNRRLLPDAPNALHIVDGPEQRYFLGLVDLVTVYGLRKRLEHLWKTLRYPGRTFSTVSPACYARRLCQWAEAHTE, encoded by the exons ATGGCCGCGCCGAGCCCGGGACCCCGCGAG GTCCTGGCCTCCTCCCCAGAGGCTGGATCCAGAGCAGCTGCTGCGGGCTCCAGCCGCCGTGGCCTCCTCTGGCGTCTACGGGACAAGCAGTCACGTCTAGGCCTGTTTGAGATTGACCCGGGGCATGAGCTGCACCAGATGACGTGTATGATGCAGGCAGGGCTGTGGGCTGCCACGCAGGTCTCCATGGACCACCCGCCCACA GGGCCGCCCACTGAGGAGGATTTCTCCCAGGTCCTGACCCAGGTTCACGAG CAGGGCTTCGAGCTGGGCACCCTGGCTGGCCCGGCCTTCGCCCGGCTGCGGCGTTCCCTAGGCCTGGCGGACGAGGACTACCAGGCTGCGCTGGGCCCCGGCGGCCCCTACCTGCAGTTCCTCAGCACCTCCAAGAGCAAGGCCAGCTTCTTCCTGTC ccACGACCAGCGCTTCTTCCTGAAGACCCAGCGGCGCCGGGAGGTGCAGGTGCTGCTCGCCCACCTGCCCCGCTACGTGCAGCACCTGCAGCGGCACCCGCACTCTCTGCTCGCGCGGCTGCTGG GAGTGCACAGTCTCCGGGTGGCCCAGGGAAAGAAG AAATACTTCATCATCATGCAGAGCGTCTTCTTTCCCGCCGGCCGCATCTCCGAGAG GTATGACATCAAGGGCTGCGAGGTGAGCCGCTGGGTGGACCCGGCCCCGGAGGGCAGCCCCATAGTCCTGGTGCTGAAAGATCTCAACTTTGAGGGCAAGACTATCAACCTAG GGCCCCAGCGGAGCTGGTTCCTCCGCCAGATGGAACTGGACACTGCCTTCCTCCGGGAGCTCAACGTGCTGGATTACAGCCTCCTGATGGCCTTCCAGCGGCTCCACGAGGATGAGAAGGGCCTGGGCTGTAGCCTCATCTTCCGCACAGTCAG GTCTGTGCGAGGGATCCAGAGCCCGGAGGAGTCGGGAGCCCAGAACCGTCGGCTGCTACCCGACGCCCCCAACGCCCTGCACATCGTGGATGGGCCGGAGCAACGCTATTTCCTGGGCCTCGTGGACCTCGTCACGGTCTACGGGCTCCGCAAGCGGCTGGAGCACCTATGGAAGACGCTGCGCTACCCGGGCCGGACCTTTTCCACCGTCAGCCCAGCTTGCTACGCCCGTCGCCTCTGCCAGTGGGCGGAGGCGCACACCGAGTGA
- the PIP5KL1 gene encoding phosphatidylinositol 4-phosphate 5-kinase-like protein 1 isoform X2 produces MAAPSPGPREVLASSPEAGSRAAAAGSSRRGLLWRLRDKQSRLGLFEIDPGHELHQMTCMMQAGLWAATQVSMDHPPTGPPTEEDFSQVLTQVHEVGSPRLLHGRGCVPVLALFPQFPPQAVGAMACLRALQEGCGYPDPLALGPSAHTWAPVDALGAALPPQQGFELGTLAGPAFARLRRSLGLADEDYQAALGPGGPYLQFLSTSKSKASFFLSHDQRFFLKTQRRREVQVLLAHLPRYVQHLQRHPHSLLARLLGVHSLRVAQGKKKYFIIMQSVFFPAGRISERYDIKGCEVSRWVDPAPEGSPIVLVLKDLNFEGKTINLGPQRSWFLRQMELDTAFLRELNVLDYSLLMAFQRLHEDEKGLGCSLIFRTVRSVRGIQSPEESGAQNRRLLPDAPNALHIVDGPEQRYFLGLVDLVTVYGLRKRLEHLWKTLRYPGRTFSTVSPACYARRLCQWAEAHTE; encoded by the exons ATGGCCGCGCCGAGCCCGGGACCCCGCGAG GTCCTGGCCTCCTCCCCAGAGGCTGGATCCAGAGCAGCTGCTGCGGGCTCCAGCCGCCGTGGCCTCCTCTGGCGTCTACGGGACAAGCAGTCACGTCTAGGCCTGTTTGAGATTGACCCGGGGCATGAGCTGCACCAGATGACGTGTATGATGCAGGCAGGGCTGTGGGCTGCCACGCAGGTCTCCATGGACCACCCGCCCACA GGGCCGCCCACTGAGGAGGATTTCTCCCAGGTCCTGACCCAGGTTCACGAGGTAGGAAGCCCCCGACTGCTGCATGGAAGGGGGTGTGTACCCGTCTTAGCTctctttcctcagtttccccctcaGGCAGTGGGAGCGATGGCTTGCCTCAGAGCCTTGCAGGAAGGGTGTGGTTACCCTGACCCCCTGGCACTAGGGCCAAGTGCACACACGTGGGCCCCTGTGGACGCTCTTGGGGCGGCTCTTCCTCCCCAGCAGGGCTTCGAGCTGGGCACCCTGGCTGGCCCGGCCTTCGCCCGGCTGCGGCGTTCCCTAGGCCTGGCGGACGAGGACTACCAGGCTGCGCTGGGCCCCGGCGGCCCCTACCTGCAGTTCCTCAGCACCTCCAAGAGCAAGGCCAGCTTCTTCCTGTC ccACGACCAGCGCTTCTTCCTGAAGACCCAGCGGCGCCGGGAGGTGCAGGTGCTGCTCGCCCACCTGCCCCGCTACGTGCAGCACCTGCAGCGGCACCCGCACTCTCTGCTCGCGCGGCTGCTGG GAGTGCACAGTCTCCGGGTGGCCCAGGGAAAGAAG AAATACTTCATCATCATGCAGAGCGTCTTCTTTCCCGCCGGCCGCATCTCCGAGAG GTATGACATCAAGGGCTGCGAGGTGAGCCGCTGGGTGGACCCGGCCCCGGAGGGCAGCCCCATAGTCCTGGTGCTGAAAGATCTCAACTTTGAGGGCAAGACTATCAACCTAG GGCCCCAGCGGAGCTGGTTCCTCCGCCAGATGGAACTGGACACTGCCTTCCTCCGGGAGCTCAACGTGCTGGATTACAGCCTCCTGATGGCCTTCCAGCGGCTCCACGAGGATGAGAAGGGCCTGGGCTGTAGCCTCATCTTCCGCACAGTCAG GTCTGTGCGAGGGATCCAGAGCCCGGAGGAGTCGGGAGCCCAGAACCGTCGGCTGCTACCCGACGCCCCCAACGCCCTGCACATCGTGGATGGGCCGGAGCAACGCTATTTCCTGGGCCTCGTGGACCTCGTCACGGTCTACGGGCTCCGCAAGCGGCTGGAGCACCTATGGAAGACGCTGCGCTACCCGGGCCGGACCTTTTCCACCGTCAGCCCAGCTTGCTACGCCCGTCGCCTCTGCCAGTGGGCGGAGGCGCACACCGAGTGA
- the PIP5KL1 gene encoding phosphatidylinositol 4-phosphate 5-kinase-like protein 1 isoform X13 has protein sequence MAAPSPGPREVLASSPEAGSRAAAAGSSRRGLLWRLRDKQSRLGLFEIDPGHELHQMTCMMQAGLWAATQVSMDHPPTGPPTEEDFSQVLTQVHEQGFELGTLAGPAFARLRRSLGLADEDYQAALGPGGPYLQFLSTSKSKASFFLSHDQRFFLKTQRRREVQVLLAHLPRYVQHLQRHPHSLLARLLGVHSLRVAQGKKKYFIIMQSVFFPAGRISERYDIKGCEVSRWVDPAPEGSPIVLVLKDLNFEGKTINLGPQRSWFLRQMELDTAFLRELNVLDYSLLMAFQRLHEDEKGLGCSLIFRTVRFQLCPLKRPGLDDSE, from the exons ATGGCCGCGCCGAGCCCGGGACCCCGCGAG GTCCTGGCCTCCTCCCCAGAGGCTGGATCCAGAGCAGCTGCTGCGGGCTCCAGCCGCCGTGGCCTCCTCTGGCGTCTACGGGACAAGCAGTCACGTCTAGGCCTGTTTGAGATTGACCCGGGGCATGAGCTGCACCAGATGACGTGTATGATGCAGGCAGGGCTGTGGGCTGCCACGCAGGTCTCCATGGACCACCCGCCCACA GGGCCGCCCACTGAGGAGGATTTCTCCCAGGTCCTGACCCAGGTTCACGAG CAGGGCTTCGAGCTGGGCACCCTGGCTGGCCCGGCCTTCGCCCGGCTGCGGCGTTCCCTAGGCCTGGCGGACGAGGACTACCAGGCTGCGCTGGGCCCCGGCGGCCCCTACCTGCAGTTCCTCAGCACCTCCAAGAGCAAGGCCAGCTTCTTCCTGTC ccACGACCAGCGCTTCTTCCTGAAGACCCAGCGGCGCCGGGAGGTGCAGGTGCTGCTCGCCCACCTGCCCCGCTACGTGCAGCACCTGCAGCGGCACCCGCACTCTCTGCTCGCGCGGCTGCTGG GAGTGCACAGTCTCCGGGTGGCCCAGGGAAAGAAG AAATACTTCATCATCATGCAGAGCGTCTTCTTTCCCGCCGGCCGCATCTCCGAGAG GTATGACATCAAGGGCTGCGAGGTGAGCCGCTGGGTGGACCCGGCCCCGGAGGGCAGCCCCATAGTCCTGGTGCTGAAAGATCTCAACTTTGAGGGCAAGACTATCAACCTAG GGCCCCAGCGGAGCTGGTTCCTCCGCCAGATGGAACTGGACACTGCCTTCCTCCGGGAGCTCAACGTGCTGGATTACAGCCTCCTGATGGCCTTCCAGCGGCTCCACGAGGATGAGAAGGGCCTGGGCTGTAGCCTCATCTTCCGCACAGTCAG GTTTCAGCTCTGCCCCCTGAAACGTCCAGGATTGGATGACTCCGAATAG
- the PIP5KL1 gene encoding phosphatidylinositol 4-phosphate 5-kinase-like protein 1 isoform X10: protein MAAPSPGPREVLASSPEAGSRAAAAGSSRRGLLWRLRDKQSRLGLFEIDPGHELHQMTCMMQAGLWAATQVSMDHPPTGPPTEEDFSQVLTQVHEVGSPRLLHGRGCVPVLALFPQFPPQAVGAMACLRALQEGCGYPDPLALGPSAHTWAPVDALGAALPPQQGFELGTLAGPAFARLRRSLGLADEDYQAALGPGGPYLQFLSTSKSKASFFLSHDQRFFLKTQRRREVQVLLAHLPRYVQHLQRHPHSLLARLLGVHSLRVAQGKKKYFIIMQSVFFPAGRISERYDIKGCEVSRWVDPAPEGSPIVLVLKDLNFEGKTINLGPQRSWFLRQMELDTAFLRELNVLDYSLLMAFQRLHEDEKGLGCSLIFRTVRFQLCPLKRPGLDDSE, encoded by the exons ATGGCCGCGCCGAGCCCGGGACCCCGCGAG GTCCTGGCCTCCTCCCCAGAGGCTGGATCCAGAGCAGCTGCTGCGGGCTCCAGCCGCCGTGGCCTCCTCTGGCGTCTACGGGACAAGCAGTCACGTCTAGGCCTGTTTGAGATTGACCCGGGGCATGAGCTGCACCAGATGACGTGTATGATGCAGGCAGGGCTGTGGGCTGCCACGCAGGTCTCCATGGACCACCCGCCCACA GGGCCGCCCACTGAGGAGGATTTCTCCCAGGTCCTGACCCAGGTTCACGAGGTAGGAAGCCCCCGACTGCTGCATGGAAGGGGGTGTGTACCCGTCTTAGCTctctttcctcagtttccccctcaGGCAGTGGGAGCGATGGCTTGCCTCAGAGCCTTGCAGGAAGGGTGTGGTTACCCTGACCCCCTGGCACTAGGGCCAAGTGCACACACGTGGGCCCCTGTGGACGCTCTTGGGGCGGCTCTTCCTCCCCAGCAGGGCTTCGAGCTGGGCACCCTGGCTGGCCCGGCCTTCGCCCGGCTGCGGCGTTCCCTAGGCCTGGCGGACGAGGACTACCAGGCTGCGCTGGGCCCCGGCGGCCCCTACCTGCAGTTCCTCAGCACCTCCAAGAGCAAGGCCAGCTTCTTCCTGTC ccACGACCAGCGCTTCTTCCTGAAGACCCAGCGGCGCCGGGAGGTGCAGGTGCTGCTCGCCCACCTGCCCCGCTACGTGCAGCACCTGCAGCGGCACCCGCACTCTCTGCTCGCGCGGCTGCTGG GAGTGCACAGTCTCCGGGTGGCCCAGGGAAAGAAG AAATACTTCATCATCATGCAGAGCGTCTTCTTTCCCGCCGGCCGCATCTCCGAGAG GTATGACATCAAGGGCTGCGAGGTGAGCCGCTGGGTGGACCCGGCCCCGGAGGGCAGCCCCATAGTCCTGGTGCTGAAAGATCTCAACTTTGAGGGCAAGACTATCAACCTAG GGCCCCAGCGGAGCTGGTTCCTCCGCCAGATGGAACTGGACACTGCCTTCCTCCGGGAGCTCAACGTGCTGGATTACAGCCTCCTGATGGCCTTCCAGCGGCTCCACGAGGATGAGAAGGGCCTGGGCTGTAGCCTCATCTTCCGCACAGTCAG GTTTCAGCTCTGCCCCCTGAAACGTCCAGGATTGGATGACTCCGAATAG
- the PIP5KL1 gene encoding phosphatidylinositol 4-phosphate 5-kinase-like protein 1 isoform X12, whose protein sequence is MAAPSPGPREVLASSPEAGSRAAAAGSSRRGLLWRLRDKQSRLGLFEIDPGHELHQMTCMMQAGLWAATQVSMDHPPTGPPTEEDFSQVLTQVHEVGSPRLLHGRGCVPVLALFPQFPPQAVGAMACLRALQEGCGYPDPLALGPSAHTWAPVDALGAALPPQQGFELGTLAGPAFARLRRSLGLADEDYQAALGPGGPYLQFLSTSKSKASFFLSHDQRFFLKTQRRREVQVLLAHLPRYVQHLQRHPHSLLARLLGVHSLRVAQGKKKYFIIMQSVFFPAGRISERYDIKGCEVSRWVDPAPEGSPIVLVLKDLNFEGKTINLDGTGHCLPPGAQRAGLQPPDGLPAAPRG, encoded by the exons ATGGCCGCGCCGAGCCCGGGACCCCGCGAG GTCCTGGCCTCCTCCCCAGAGGCTGGATCCAGAGCAGCTGCTGCGGGCTCCAGCCGCCGTGGCCTCCTCTGGCGTCTACGGGACAAGCAGTCACGTCTAGGCCTGTTTGAGATTGACCCGGGGCATGAGCTGCACCAGATGACGTGTATGATGCAGGCAGGGCTGTGGGCTGCCACGCAGGTCTCCATGGACCACCCGCCCACA GGGCCGCCCACTGAGGAGGATTTCTCCCAGGTCCTGACCCAGGTTCACGAGGTAGGAAGCCCCCGACTGCTGCATGGAAGGGGGTGTGTACCCGTCTTAGCTctctttcctcagtttccccctcaGGCAGTGGGAGCGATGGCTTGCCTCAGAGCCTTGCAGGAAGGGTGTGGTTACCCTGACCCCCTGGCACTAGGGCCAAGTGCACACACGTGGGCCCCTGTGGACGCTCTTGGGGCGGCTCTTCCTCCCCAGCAGGGCTTCGAGCTGGGCACCCTGGCTGGCCCGGCCTTCGCCCGGCTGCGGCGTTCCCTAGGCCTGGCGGACGAGGACTACCAGGCTGCGCTGGGCCCCGGCGGCCCCTACCTGCAGTTCCTCAGCACCTCCAAGAGCAAGGCCAGCTTCTTCCTGTC ccACGACCAGCGCTTCTTCCTGAAGACCCAGCGGCGCCGGGAGGTGCAGGTGCTGCTCGCCCACCTGCCCCGCTACGTGCAGCACCTGCAGCGGCACCCGCACTCTCTGCTCGCGCGGCTGCTGG GAGTGCACAGTCTCCGGGTGGCCCAGGGAAAGAAG AAATACTTCATCATCATGCAGAGCGTCTTCTTTCCCGCCGGCCGCATCTCCGAGAG GTATGACATCAAGGGCTGCGAGGTGAGCCGCTGGGTGGACCCGGCCCCGGAGGGCAGCCCCATAGTCCTGGTGCTGAAAGATCTCAACTTTGAGGGCAAGACTATCAACCTAG ATGGAACTGGACACTGCCTTCCTCCGGGAGCTCAACGTGCTGGATTACAGCCTCCTGATGGCCTTCCAGCGGCTCCACGAGGATGA